The Chryseobacterium sp. LJ668 genome segment AAAGCGAGGAATAATCCTCGCTTTTGTTTTTGCTATTTATTTTTTACCGGTCAGCCACTGATTTTGAAGTTTCTGCTCAGTTGGGGTCGGATTGGCTTTAAACTTCAATGTCTCTATGGTCATCTTATCTAAAACAGCTTTACCTTTCAATTCTATTTTATCGTTTTTGTCACCATTCTTTCTCAAAACAGTTACCGTCACATTCTGTCCGTCTTTGATCGTTTTAGAATAGCTGATAAAATCCTGTATTTTTTGTACGTCAATTGTTTTACCGTCTAATGCTACAATCTCATCTGTAATTTTGAAACCGATACTTTTTGCAAACGGAGATAAAGCAGAGCTTTCGTCAAAAATAAAAGTATTGTTTTTCTCATTGTAACCGGTTTGATTAGGATCTTTTACAAACCAGAAAATCGGCGGAGTTTCCTGCTTGCTGATCTCTACACCTGCCTGACTCAGGTATTCTGCGTAAGGAGTTGGTTGGCTTCCAGCAATATATCTGTTATAAAAATCTTTTACCTGAGGAAATCCTGTAATTGTTACCAGCTCATCAATCAGTTTGTCATCTTTGAACGGTTTGTTTTCACCAAATCTCTGCGACAGTTTTCTAATCATATCACGATAACCCATTTCGCCATTAGAAAGTTTTCTCAGCTCAATATCAAGACACATGGTCAGAAGAGTTCCTTTTTCATAAACATTCCTGTACTGATCTTTATACTGATCCTGAAGAATATTTTTACTCATCACTGTAAATGGCATTGTGTCATTATAGCTTTTTGAGTTTTTGATCTTATCACTCATTCTCTGAAGAAACTGATCTTTTGTAATCAGGCCTTCCTGAATTTGGAATAAATTGGCAAAATACTCTGTTCCGCCTTCATACATCCAAAGGTGCTGAGACATTTTCGGGTCTGCGTAATCGAAATAATGAATTTCCTCAGAATGTGTTTTCAACGGATTCACTGTATGGAAAAACTCATGGGAAACAACATCTACAATAGCCTCATCGATGGCTTCTTTAGGCATCATCTCGTGAAGCACAACACTTGTAGATTCGTGATGTTCCAATGCTCCGAAACCTTTGATCTGCGGACCTTCTGTTCCTGCAAGATAAAGCATGATCGCATATTTCTTATTGGTATTCATATCGCCCAAAAATTTCTTTTGAGCAACCACCATTTTTTCTAAATTTTCTTTAAAATCTGCTGCTTTATACTTTCCTGTTGGAGAATATACTCCCAAAACCAAATCCATTCCGCCTGCATTGAAGGTAATAAAATCAGGTTTAGAATACATTAGCGGAGAATCTGTCAGTTTAGCATAATTTGCCAAAGTGAATGTATCTGTAGCCTCAGATTTATCCTGGTCAACCAAAGCTGTAGTTCCATAAAAATCGGTAGGTTTCTGAATGGTCAACTGATACGGGACATCCTGCATATTATCAATATATCCTACAAAACCGTGGGTATTGATTAGATACAATTTACCTTGCTCAATATCGGTTCCGGATGGGGAAAATACAGCTTTATGCTTGTCTGTCTGATTTTCTTCATCGAAGCTGTCATTTACCAGGTAAGTGATTTTAGTTAAAGCTTGAGCATTTTTAAGAGAATAGGTATTGTCACCCACTTTTGTAAAGGCTATTTCTTTTCCTTTATTATCTAAAAATTTAATTCCTTCTATAAATCGTCCGTAATCATCCACAGAATACGTTCCGGGAACTGTTTTTGGAAAGTGAAATTTCACATCTCCTGATTTCATTTTCGGAAATTCCATGGTAACGGCAATTTTGTCGTCTTTCACATTCACAAGATCAATATTTGTTTTGATCGACTGCGCATTGATGAAAGCGGCCGAAAGAATTCCTAAGCTTATCGCTATTTTTTTCATTAGAATTTATTTTATAGATAAGTAGTTGACAGAAAATTGATTTTGTTACAGATTTTAAATTTTTTCCTCCATCTTTTTAATATATCTAAAAAGTGGAGTTTTTTTTTCAATAATTATTTTATCTGTATATGGAGTTTTAAAATACGATTCCATGACAATTTTATCATCCTCATCACCTAATGATTTTAATATATAATGAGTTAAAAGAAATTTTGGGTAATCATTATGAAAATAAAAAATATTTTCCTCTGAGTTGCTATGTAATACTCCAAGCAGGAAATATATACGCTCCATATATAATAATGAGTTTCTATCATTTAAATTAATAGGACTGAAAATTGAAGTGGGAAAAGAAAAATGATTGTTTATAATAGGATTACCTCTCTTTTCGAAAAAATCTATAAATGCTTTTATAAGGTTGACAGATTGTAAAGAGGCACCTTTTTTCCCTTCAAAATAATTAATTGTTAAATCATTTTCAAGTCTAGATTCTTTTAAAATTTTGGCTGAATACTTTAAGAGCACTTCGAAATTGCGCAGTTTTTGGTCATCAATTTTCCAATCAAAATTTAAGAAACTCATTGTCTTAAAATTTCCATTTATTGAATCAAAACCGCCAGAATAGTTATTAATCCATCCTGCTAAATAAAAAAACGATAAACTCATTTACTATATTAATTAATCTTTTTATATCTCAAATAATAATTTTTATTAAACTTCACAGGATTTGCGTTTTTCAAAGTTATTTTCTGCCATGATTCCGTAGGAGAAATCATCTGGTCACTAAATCTTATAGGAAGATTAATGTTTTTGATAACATCTGTGAAACGATATTTCAGTTCGGTTCCGTTCTGCGAATATTCTAGAACCGGAACTTTGGTAGTTCTTAAATATTGATTGAAAATACTCGAAAAATCAATTCCTGATTTCTCTGAAATATACTTTTCAATCTGCTCTGTCGTCACCGTTTGATGATAAAAATCTTTATTTAAGCCTCTTAAAATTTGTCTGAATTTCTCATCATTATTAATAATTTGTCGGATGGTGTGAAGCATGCTTGCACCTTTCGGGTACATATCACCGCTTCCTTCGTTTCTAACACCGTATTTTCCGATGATTGGCACATCGTTGTTAATGGAATTTTGAATTCCCTGAGCATAGGTTTCTGCAGATTTTTTGTCCATATAGTTTTCGGTAAAAAGCACCTCAGAATACATGGTAAAACCTTCATGCACCCACATATCAGCCTGATCTTTTACCGTAATATTATTGGCAAACCATTCGTGGCCGCTCTCATGGACGATGATATAATCCCAGTTTAGGCCAACTCCGGTTCCCGAAAGATCGGTTCCCAAATAACCGTTGACATATTGATTGCCATAAGCAATATTGCTCTGATGCTCCATTCCCAGATAAGGTGAGTCTACCAGTTTATAAGAATCTTCGTAAAAAGGATAAGGACCAAACCAGTATTCAAAGGCCTTCAACATTGGTTTTACCTGCTGAAACTGTTTTTTAGCTTTATCTAAATTGTATTCAATCACCCAGTAATCAAGATCGAGCTTTCCATTTTCTCCATTGTAAGAATCTTTAAAGTTGACATACTTACCGATATTCGGAATTATAGAGTAGGCGTTGATTGTATTTTTAACTTCCCAGGTAAAAATGTTTTTGCCGTTTACTGTTTTTTTATCAGTTAGCCTTCCATTTCCGATTCCGACTAAATCTGATGGTGTTATAATTTTCATCACGATTCCGTTTTCAGGCTCATCACTCCAGATATCTTTTACGGGTAGCCATATTGATGCACCAATCCCTTCATCAGCAACACTCATCCAGGGATTTCCTTTTTCATCCTTCGTAAAAACCCAACCGCCATCCCAAGGTGCATTCTTAGCAATCAAGGGATTACCGGAATATGCTACGTCAATTGTATATTTTTCTCCTTTTTTGAAATTTTTATTGGCTGTGATGAATATGAAATCTCCGTCTCTTTTAAAATCACCTTTTACGGGAAAACTGCACTCTACCTTATCCGCCTTCATCGGTCGCTGAAGATCTATCTGAAAGACAGGATTTGTAATGTCTTTGGTGATTGTAAAAACAATTGTGTTATTTCCTTTGATACTTTTTGATTTAAAATCGGGTTCTACAGAAAGATCATATTTTTTAACATCCCAAAAATTACGGTATTCTGTATCTGAACCTTTTAAAGTGTCTTGTTTTGTGAAGGCTTTGTTTTGTTCAAAAAACTGACCGAAAGCAAATCCGGAAGCCAGTAAAAATGAGTAGGAGAGTTTATTCATACGATGTGGAATTTGATGTATTCAAAAATATAAAATAAAATCTATACTAAATATCAGTGATTAAAATATATGATCCAAAACACAAAACTTATGTAAACCCAAAGTAATGAGAAGATAACGTGTATAATGGTTTCGAAAATTTTTCCTTTCCATAATTTTGATGAATATCCGAAAAACTGTATAATCAGCCGGATTGTCCAGAAAATTGCTAATCCGAGCGTAATTTTCATTCCTAGACTGGTTTCAATCAATTCATGTGAAGAAGTAAAACAAAGCAAACCCATCAAAAATACAGTTAAACCGATAAAAATAGTATGGACTTTCATGATCTGGCGGTTGATCAGACTTAAAGATTTAAATTCTTTTTCCCATTCAAAATATTTCGGAAAAATAAAATGGATCAATGCCAATACTATGAACAGAATTCCGATGATAACTAAATGAGTCTGCATTTTATAATTTTTAAGGTTTACAAATGAAAATAGACATAAAGGGAGTGAATTTTATTTCTTCAAAAGATGTAAAACCTGCACTTTTAAAAGCATTCCTCCAGACTGCCCGAGAAAAAAAGTGTGTAAAACCGACTGAAAAGGCTAGAAAATTTGGTAAATCCCTTAAATGTTCGACCATGATTATTTTTCCGTCGTACTTACAAACCCGATGACACTCTTTCAAAAATTCAATTTTTTCTTTGTGAGATCTGATCTCATGTACAGCCGAAAGCAGAAATATAAGATCAACAGAATGATTATTCATTGCTATTGAATTTGATTGCATTTGTTGCGTATCCGGATAAACAGTACTTACTTTTCTGGCTCTGATAATTGCGGGTTCGGTGTGTCGTTCTGCATCATAAAAATCAAAAACCTTCAGATCTGAATTTGGAAAATTATTTTTAATAATAAAACTTGTCTCGTCAAAGCCTGCATTGATATTGATTATCTGTTTGATCTGTGAATCGTTGATTGCACATTTTTTCAGCCAATTAAAATTATAATATCCTGAAAAATCATAAACATATGCGGAGACAATCAAAGGCACAATCAGTCCATACAAAAATGAAATAATAAGAATCCAAAACAAAATGCCGGACCAGCTAAAGAGTTGGTAACTGATGATAATTAAAACTAAAATACCGATTCCGAAAAAATAAAAATGTCGGTTAAAGCTTAATATATTCAATACACCTTGAAATTTTCTTCTATTTATTTCCATAATTCTATTTTTCCTTTTTTCCAATAATATGGAACATTTTTAATGATAAAAGCATTGGCTAAAATCGGATTTTTCAGTTTTAAATTTTTTAAAAAATTAAATTGATAGTCAATAACTTCCAGAGGTTGTGGAGTCCAGTTCTGTCTTACGCCTTCAATGATGAGAACTTTTTTGGTGTTGTGATTATACGTAAAAGTGAAAGGCAGTGGACCTGCAAATCGCCTAGCTTCTTTCCAGTCAGTAAACGGCGAATTTTTCGGTAGGGAAATATTATTCTCCGTTTTGTTGATAATGACTTTAAATTTTGACTGAACCGAATAAATCTCCTTAAAGAATTCATTGTCAGTTTGAGTAATATCGGT includes the following:
- a CDS encoding M61 family metallopeptidase, with amino-acid sequence MKKIAISLGILSAAFINAQSIKTNIDLVNVKDDKIAVTMEFPKMKSGDVKFHFPKTVPGTYSVDDYGRFIEGIKFLDNKGKEIAFTKVGDNTYSLKNAQALTKITYLVNDSFDEENQTDKHKAVFSPSGTDIEQGKLYLINTHGFVGYIDNMQDVPYQLTIQKPTDFYGTTALVDQDKSEATDTFTLANYAKLTDSPLMYSKPDFITFNAGGMDLVLGVYSPTGKYKAADFKENLEKMVVAQKKFLGDMNTNKKYAIMLYLAGTEGPQIKGFGALEHHESTSVVLHEMMPKEAIDEAIVDVVSHEFFHTVNPLKTHSEEIHYFDYADPKMSQHLWMYEGGTEYFANLFQIQEGLITKDQFLQRMSDKIKNSKSYNDTMPFTVMSKNILQDQYKDQYRNVYEKGTLLTMCLDIELRKLSNGEMGYRDMIRKLSQRFGENKPFKDDKLIDELVTITGFPQVKDFYNRYIAGSQPTPYAEYLSQAGVEISKQETPPIFWFVKDPNQTGYNEKNNTFIFDESSALSPFAKSIGFKITDEIVALDGKTIDVQKIQDFISYSKTIKDGQNVTVTVLRKNGDKNDKIELKGKAVLDKMTIETLKFKANPTPTEQKLQNQWLTGKK
- a CDS encoding M1 family metallopeptidase; translation: MNKLSYSFLLASGFAFGQFFEQNKAFTKQDTLKGSDTEYRNFWDVKKYDLSVEPDFKSKSIKGNNTIVFTITKDITNPVFQIDLQRPMKADKVECSFPVKGDFKRDGDFIFITANKNFKKGEKYTIDVAYSGNPLIAKNAPWDGGWVFTKDEKGNPWMSVADEGIGASIWLPVKDIWSDEPENGIVMKIITPSDLVGIGNGRLTDKKTVNGKNIFTWEVKNTINAYSIIPNIGKYVNFKDSYNGENGKLDLDYWVIEYNLDKAKKQFQQVKPMLKAFEYWFGPYPFYEDSYKLVDSPYLGMEHQSNIAYGNQYVNGYLGTDLSGTGVGLNWDYIIVHESGHEWFANNITVKDQADMWVHEGFTMYSEVLFTENYMDKKSAETYAQGIQNSINNDVPIIGKYGVRNEGSGDMYPKGASMLHTIRQIINNDEKFRQILRGLNKDFYHQTVTTEQIEKYISEKSGIDFSSIFNQYLRTTKVPVLEYSQNGTELKYRFTDVIKNINLPIRFSDQMISPTESWQKITLKNANPVKFNKNYYLRYKKIN
- a CDS encoding class I SAM-dependent methyltransferase, with amino-acid sequence MEINRRKFQGVLNILSFNRHFYFFGIGILVLIIISYQLFSWSGILFWILIISFLYGLIVPLIVSAYVYDFSGYYNFNWLKKCAINDSQIKQIININAGFDETSFIIKNNFPNSDLKVFDFYDAERHTEPAIIRARKVSTVYPDTQQMQSNSIAMNNHSVDLIFLLSAVHEIRSHKEKIEFLKECHRVCKYDGKIIMVEHLRDLPNFLAFSVGFTHFFSRAVWRNAFKSAGFTSFEEIKFTPFMSIFICKP
- a CDS encoding DUF2071 domain-containing protein, which translates into the protein MLNYLKNHPFAVEAFFESSLVFTFAVPKEELQNLIPECLELEIFQEKWAFIAVALVQTKDLRPKGFPKFMGNDFFLIGYRLFVKYTNNNGKRLRGLYILKSETDKKKMELMGNIFTHYNYTTTDITQTDNEFFKEIYSVQSKFKVIINKTENNISLPKNSPFTDWKEARRFAGPLPFTFTYNHNTKKVLIIEGVRQNWTPQPLEVIDYQFNFLKNLKLKNPILANAFIIKNVPYYWKKGKIELWK